The following proteins come from a genomic window of Denitromonas sp.:
- a CDS encoding gamma-glutamyltransferase family protein codes for MRTAVIPGLGALLGVALLAGCASAPSFTYHRPEQPEAASGYTAKPGWTHQRFAVAAANPLATDAGYQILKAGGSALDAAIAVQMVLALVEPQSSGIGGGAFLMHYDGRKVEAYDGRETAPAAATEALFLDADGKPMAFDAAKVGGRAVGTPGTVAMLEMAHRTHGRLPWAMLFAPAIALAEQGFKVSARLHTMLAKDAFIGADPVARAYFFDASGAPWPVGHVLKNPELAAVLRGIARDGARGLLEGEVAQAIVHKVRTHPTNPGLLAEADLANYRAKRRAPLCHDHRARGKDYRICGFPPPSSGATTVGQILGILAHTDAARLPPPAATPGAQAPAPSADWLHRYVEASRLSFADRAQYVADPDFVPAPGGSWSSLLAPAYLAERARLIGDTAMADAPAGRPGAISISLAPMPEQIEYGTSHISIVDAEGRAVAMTTTIEDAFGARQMVKGFLLNNELTDFSFAPRAADGTPIANRVEPGKRPRSSMAPTLVFDKSNGKLVMSGGSPGGALIIHYTAKTLYGVLNWGLSPQQAIDLPNFASVGGKVPVLLETDRFPAAVTEALQARGHAIKPIDMTSGLQAIVVQRDAAGTRLLGGADPRREGVVMGD; via the coding sequence ATGCGAACGGCTGTGATTCCCGGGCTCGGCGCCCTGCTGGGCGTCGCCCTGCTCGCCGGCTGCGCCAGCGCACCATCATTCACCTACCACCGCCCCGAGCAGCCCGAAGCGGCCTCCGGCTACACCGCCAAGCCGGGCTGGACGCACCAGCGCTTCGCCGTCGCCGCCGCCAACCCGCTGGCCACGGATGCCGGCTACCAGATCCTCAAGGCCGGCGGCTCGGCCCTCGACGCCGCCATCGCGGTGCAGATGGTGCTGGCGCTGGTCGAGCCGCAATCGAGCGGCATTGGCGGCGGCGCCTTTCTGATGCACTACGACGGCCGCAAGGTCGAGGCCTACGACGGCCGCGAAACCGCCCCGGCGGCAGCCACCGAGGCCCTCTTCCTCGATGCCGACGGCAAGCCGATGGCTTTCGATGCGGCCAAGGTCGGTGGCCGCGCGGTCGGCACGCCGGGTACCGTCGCCATGCTCGAGATGGCGCACCGCACCCATGGCCGCCTGCCCTGGGCCATGCTCTTCGCGCCCGCCATCGCGCTGGCCGAGCAAGGCTTCAAGGTCAGCGCGCGGCTGCACACCATGCTCGCCAAGGACGCCTTCATCGGCGCCGACCCCGTGGCCAGGGCCTATTTCTTCGACGCCAGCGGCGCCCCGTGGCCGGTCGGCCATGTGCTGAAAAACCCCGAGCTGGCCGCCGTATTGCGCGGCATTGCCCGCGACGGCGCCCGGGGTCTGCTCGAAGGCGAGGTGGCACAGGCCATCGTGCACAAGGTGCGCACCCACCCGACCAACCCCGGCCTGCTGGCTGAAGCCGACCTGGCGAACTATCGCGCCAAGCGCCGCGCACCGCTGTGTCACGACCACCGCGCACGCGGCAAGGACTACCGCATCTGCGGCTTCCCGCCGCCCAGCTCCGGCGCCACCACGGTCGGGCAGATCCTCGGCATCCTGGCGCACACCGATGCCGCCCGTCTGCCCCCGCCCGCTGCCACGCCGGGCGCCCAGGCACCGGCCCCCTCGGCCGACTGGCTGCACCGCTACGTCGAAGCCTCGCGGCTGAGCTTTGCCGACCGCGCGCAGTATGTGGCCGACCCGGACTTCGTCCCGGCCCCGGGCGGCAGCTGGTCGTCTCTGCTGGCGCCGGCCTACCTGGCCGAGCGCGCCCGCCTGATCGGCGACACAGCCATGGCCGACGCCCCCGCCGGCCGGCCCGGCGCGATCAGCATCAGCCTTGCGCCGATGCCCGAGCAGATTGAATACGGCACCAGCCATATCAGCATCGTCGACGCCGAGGGCCGCGCGGTGGCCATGACCACCACCATCGAAGACGCCTTTGGTGCGCGGCAGATGGTCAAGGGTTTCCTGCTCAACAACGAGCTGACCGACTTCAGCTTTGCGCCACGCGCAGCCGACGGCACGCCGATCGCCAACCGGGTCGAGCCCGGCAAACGGCCGCGTTCATCGATGGCGCCGACCCTGGTATTCGACAAATCCAATGGCAAGCTGGTGATGAGCGGCGGCAGCCCGGGCGGCGCGCTGATCATCCACTACACCGCCAAGACGCTCTATGGCGTGCTCAACTGGGGCCTGAGCCCGCAACAGGCCATCGACCTGCCCAACTTCGCCTCGGTGGGCGGCAAGGTACCGGTGCTGCTGGAGACCGACCGCTTTCCGGCGGCCGTCACCGAGGCCCTCCAAGCCAGGGGCCACGCCATCAAGCCCATCGACATGACCAGCGGCCTGCAGGCGATCGTGGTGCAGCGCGACGCGGCCGGCACCCGCCTGCTCGGCGGCGCCGACCCGCGCCGCGAAGGCGTGGTGATGGGCGACTAG
- a CDS encoding sigma 54-interacting transcriptional regulator: protein MIAATNRDLKAEVAAGRFRADLYHRLSVYPLLVPPLRERGDDVLLLAGYFIERNQRRLGLNGVRLSRRARQWLTHYDWPGNVRELEHTLSRAMIRALSATPSRERVIELGIQHLGTEVLPMPDEVAAATEPTDQAPRPLDEIIDHCRRKIILTRLKQHDGNKAAAARSLGIDRGNFHRLLRKLKLG from the coding sequence GTGATCGCCGCCACCAACCGCGACTTAAAAGCCGAGGTGGCCGCCGGACGTTTCCGCGCCGACCTCTACCACCGCCTCAGCGTCTATCCGCTGCTGGTGCCGCCGCTGCGCGAACGCGGCGACGACGTGCTGCTGCTGGCCGGCTACTTCATCGAACGCAACCAGCGCCGCCTCGGCCTGAACGGCGTGCGCCTGAGCCGCCGCGCACGACAGTGGCTGACCCACTACGACTGGCCCGGCAACGTGCGCGAGCTCGAGCACACCCTGTCGCGCGCCATGATCCGCGCACTCAGCGCGACGCCCTCGCGCGAGCGGGTGATCGAGCTGGGCATCCAGCACCTGGGCACCGAGGTGCTGCCGATGCCGGACGAAGTCGCCGCCGCCACCGAACCGACGGACCAGGCCCCCCGGCCGCTGGACGAGATCATCGACCACTGCCGGCGCAAAATCATCCTCACCCGCCTCAAGCAGCACGACGGCAACAAGGCCGCCGCGGCCCGCTCGCTCGGTATCGACCGCGGCAACTTCCACCGCCTGCTACGCAAGCTCAAGCTGGGCTGA
- a CDS encoding multicopper oxidase domain-containing protein — MKYRPLTAMLLLSAALASANVLAATHKIEIPVRELDLPIDNAGTTAPMWTFGGTIPGPLVRVKEGDVVDFTLINEAGNKNSHSMDFHAGRLDVLTDFEAIKPGQKKPFSFKAEYPGVWIYHCGADSMAEHISRGMYGVVIVDPKEGYSDKYPKPDREYVLVHGDLYEAGASAEERTAGEKWKGVLVNGKVFHYDPVHDANASIALESKPGERVRIYFVNAMINEWAAFHPIAGIWDRVWDNGNPQNVLHGMQTMSVPPAHAVVVDLISPADRPTNNALVDHSMKHALKGGITVLMNSKDADPKKGRGDQLILR, encoded by the coding sequence ATGAAATACCGTCCCTTGACCGCCATGCTGCTGCTGAGCGCTGCCCTGGCCAGCGCCAACGTGCTGGCGGCCACCCACAAGATCGAGATTCCGGTGCGCGAACTCGATCTGCCCATCGACAACGCCGGCACGACCGCGCCGATGTGGACCTTCGGTGGCACCATTCCCGGCCCGCTGGTGCGGGTCAAGGAAGGCGACGTGGTCGATTTCACCCTGATCAACGAGGCGGGTAACAAGAACAGCCATTCGATGGACTTCCATGCCGGGCGTCTCGACGTGCTGACCGACTTTGAGGCGATCAAGCCGGGTCAGAAGAAGCCGTTCTCGTTCAAGGCCGAGTACCCCGGTGTGTGGATCTACCACTGCGGTGCCGATTCGATGGCCGAGCACATCTCGCGCGGCATGTACGGCGTGGTGATCGTCGATCCGAAAGAGGGCTACAGCGACAAGTACCCCAAACCGGATCGCGAATACGTGTTGGTGCACGGCGATCTGTACGAGGCCGGCGCCTCGGCCGAGGAGCGCACGGCGGGCGAGAAATGGAAGGGCGTGCTGGTCAACGGCAAGGTCTTTCACTACGACCCGGTGCATGACGCCAACGCCAGCATCGCACTCGAATCCAAGCCCGGCGAGCGGGTTCGCATCTACTTCGTGAACGCCATGATCAACGAGTGGGCAGCCTTCCATCCGATCGCCGGCATCTGGGACCGGGTGTGGGACAACGGCAATCCGCAGAACGTGCTGCACGGCATGCAGACCATGTCGGTGCCGCCGGCGCATGCCGTGGTGGTGGACCTGATCAGCCCGGCCGACCGGCCGACCAACAATGCGCTGGTCGATCACAGCATGAAGCATGCGCTCAAGGGCGGCATCACCGTGCTGATGAACAGCAAGGACGCCGACCCCAAGAAGGGCCGCGGCGATCAACTGATCCTGCGCTGA
- a CDS encoding cytochrome c, translated as MKTLLLAATLSLASVTAPAASDSGKQLYSVYCTQCHGVAGNGKGINAAQMAVQPRDHTDTKEMSARTDEELFKVIQHGGKSINKSVLMPPWGGNLKDDEIHALVGYLRALCCQKD; from the coding sequence ATGAAGACCCTGCTACTCGCAGCGACCCTGTCGCTCGCCAGTGTCACCGCACCGGCCGCGTCCGACTCGGGCAAGCAGCTGTATTCGGTGTACTGCACCCAGTGCCACGGTGTGGCGGGCAACGGCAAGGGCATCAACGCGGCCCAGATGGCCGTCCAGCCGCGCGACCACACCGACACCAAGGAGATGTCCGCGCGCACCGACGAGGAGCTGTTCAAGGTGATCCAGCACGGTGGCAAGTCGATCAACAAGTCGGTGCTGATGCCACCCTGGGGCGGCAACCTGAAGGACGACGAGATCCACGCGCTGGTCGGCTACCTGCGCGCGCTGTGCTGTCAGAAAGACTGA
- a CDS encoding multicopper oxidase domain-containing protein codes for MTTKHALLALCLALGLSASAQAELRKFEMTIEEVDLQVAPNLAVKVWAYNGQVPGPLIHVKEGDQVEVLLHNNTTLSHTIHWHGVYQTNSWQSDGVPNVTQEAIEPGDSYTYRFIADKPGSLWYHCHVNVAEHVALRGMWGPLIVDPKEPTALEKTVTKDAVLMFSGWNSEVAQEYGKGGHPREVSDYFSINGKSFPDTQPIRVKKGDVLRLRLFAPTSPTAFHLHGHDALVTHKDGLPLDKPYAVDVLPMMPGERYDLIVEMNNPGIWMTHDHIEHHTANAGKDHTGSMLVVEYEDIEKPDYYMWKDKQFDPDFYWIESMKKPYGLHENPAFKGFDPSQPPPATAGKAMHHGK; via the coding sequence ATGACGACAAAACACGCCTTGCTGGCCCTGTGCCTGGCGCTCGGCCTGAGCGCCAGCGCGCAGGCCGAGCTGCGCAAATTCGAGATGACCATCGAGGAGGTCGACCTTCAGGTCGCACCCAACCTGGCGGTCAAGGTCTGGGCCTACAACGGTCAGGTCCCCGGCCCGCTGATCCACGTGAAGGAGGGCGACCAGGTTGAGGTGCTGCTGCACAACAACACCACGCTCAGCCACACCATCCACTGGCACGGGGTCTACCAGACCAACAGCTGGCAGTCCGACGGCGTGCCCAACGTGACGCAGGAGGCCATCGAACCGGGCGACAGCTACACCTACCGCTTCATTGCCGACAAGCCGGGCAGCCTGTGGTACCACTGCCATGTGAACGTGGCCGAGCATGTCGCCCTGCGAGGCATGTGGGGGCCGCTGATCGTCGATCCGAAAGAGCCCACCGCGCTCGAGAAGACGGTGACCAAGGATGCGGTGCTGATGTTCTCCGGCTGGAACTCCGAGGTGGCGCAGGAGTATGGCAAGGGCGGCCATCCGCGGGAAGTGAGCGACTACTTCTCGATCAACGGCAAGTCCTTCCCCGACACCCAGCCGATCCGTGTCAAGAAGGGCGACGTGCTGCGGCTGCGCCTGTTTGCGCCGACCTCGCCGACGGCCTTCCACCTGCATGGCCATGACGCGCTGGTGACCCACAAGGACGGTCTGCCGCTCGACAAACCGTATGCGGTGGATGTGCTGCCGATGATGCCGGGTGAGCGCTACGACCTGATCGTCGAAATGAACAACCCCGGCATCTGGATGACGCACGACCACATCGAGCACCACACCGCCAACGCCGGCAAGGACCACACCGGGTCGATGCTGGTGGTCGAGTACGAGGACATCGAGAAGCCGGACTACTACATGTGGAAGGACAAGCAGTTCGACCCGGACTTCTACTGGATCGAATCGATGAAGAAGCCTTATGGCCTGCATGAAAATCCGGCCTTCAAGGGCTTCGATCCCAGCCAGCCGCCGCCCGCCACCGCGGGCAAGGCGATGCACCACGGCAAGTGA
- a CDS encoding ABC transporter permease, with the protein MQLIDLAWWQLALGAALVLALAGCTLLARLDVGKTMLIAALRTVVQLSLIGLVLEALFSVAALPWIALMALVMLLMAGREVTARQKRRLTGGWAFGIGTLSMFISAFSVTVLTLVAIIGPEPWYTPQYAIPLLGMMLGNTMTGIAIGLDRLTDAVWRQRALIENRLMLGHRWQAAIGEARRDAMRSGMIPIINGMAAAGIVSLPGMMTGQILAGAPPTLAVKYQILIMFTITVGTGFGTLAAVLTASRRLFDEHERLRLDRIAPPK; encoded by the coding sequence ATGCAGCTGATCGACCTGGCCTGGTGGCAACTGGCGCTCGGCGCGGCCCTGGTGCTGGCACTGGCCGGCTGTACCCTGCTGGCCCGGCTCGATGTCGGCAAGACCATGCTGATCGCCGCGCTGCGCACGGTGGTGCAGCTGAGCCTCATCGGGCTGGTGCTCGAAGCCCTGTTCTCGGTCGCCGCGCTGCCGTGGATCGCACTGATGGCGCTGGTCATGCTGCTGATGGCCGGACGCGAAGTCACCGCGCGGCAAAAGCGCCGGCTCACCGGCGGCTGGGCCTTCGGCATCGGCACGCTGTCGATGTTCATCTCGGCCTTCAGCGTCACCGTGCTGACCCTGGTAGCCATCATCGGCCCCGAGCCCTGGTACACCCCGCAATACGCCATCCCCCTGCTCGGCATGATGCTGGGCAACACCATGACCGGCATCGCCATCGGCCTCGACCGCCTCACCGACGCGGTGTGGCGCCAGCGCGCGCTGATCGAGAACCGGCTGATGCTCGGCCACCGCTGGCAGGCGGCCATTGGCGAGGCGCGCCGCGACGCCATGCGCAGCGGCATGATCCCCATCATCAACGGCATGGCCGCCGCCGGCATCGTCAGCCTGCCCGGCATGATGACCGGCCAGATCCTGGCCGGCGCGCCGCCCACGCTGGCGGTGAAATACCAGATCCTGATCATGTTCACCATCACCGTCGGCACCGGTTTCGGCACGCTGGCCGCCGTGCTCACCGCCAGCCGCCGCCTGTTCGACGAGCACGAGCGCCTGCGCCTCGACCGCATCGCCCCGCCCAAATAG
- a CDS encoding ABC transporter ATP-binding protein — translation MPPPDAAALTARDLCAGELTDVSLDIPPGHILALSGPSGSGKSRLLRALANLDPHTGSVCLGDMAQAHVRGHLWRRAVMMVPADSQWWADTVGAHFPDGTADDLAALGFGPETLGWQVSRLSSGEKQRLALLRTVAHRPRALLLDEPTANLDPDTTARVEAWLTDLIKRHDWPVLWVAHDPQQIGRVADAHLRIAGHRLETAPCS, via the coding sequence ATGCCGCCCCCCGACGCTGCCGCCCTCACCGCCCGCGACCTCTGTGCGGGCGAGCTGACCGATGTGTCGCTCGACATCCCGCCCGGCCACATCCTGGCGCTGTCGGGCCCGTCCGGCTCGGGCAAGAGCCGCCTGCTGCGTGCGCTGGCCAATCTCGATCCGCACACGGGGAGCGTGTGCCTCGGCGACATGGCGCAGGCGCACGTACGCGGGCACCTGTGGCGACGCGCCGTGATGATGGTGCCGGCCGACAGCCAGTGGTGGGCCGACACCGTCGGCGCGCATTTCCCCGACGGTACCGCGGACGACCTCGCGGCACTCGGCTTCGGACCAGAGACGCTGGGCTGGCAGGTGAGCCGGCTGTCGTCCGGCGAGAAGCAACGCCTCGCCCTGCTGCGCACGGTCGCCCACCGCCCGCGCGCCCTGCTCCTCGACGAGCCCACCGCCAACCTCGACCCCGACACCACTGCGCGGGTCGAAGCCTGGCTGACCGACCTGATCAAGCGCCATGACTGGCCCGTGCTGTGGGTTGCGCACGACCCGCAGCAGATCGGCCGGGTGGCCGACGCCCACCTGCGCATCGCCGGCCACCGGCTGGAGACCGCCCCATGCAGCTGA
- a CDS encoding TRAP transporter small permease subunit, whose protein sequence is MKHLLLLARCIDGLNARVGRLAIWLVLVMTVISAGNALSRYGFNLSSNAMLEVQWYLFSAVFLLCAGATLLNNAHVRIDLISSKVSARTRNWVDVVGIIFFLIPVAVMIAVMSWPEFLASFMQNEQSSNAGGLVRWPVRLLIPVGFGLLALQALSELIKRIAFLTGHGPDPLEKSPSDQGATA, encoded by the coding sequence ATGAAACACCTGTTGTTGCTGGCGCGTTGCATTGATGGACTGAATGCGCGCGTGGGCCGGCTGGCCATCTGGCTGGTGCTGGTCATGACCGTGATCAGCGCCGGTAATGCGCTGAGTCGCTACGGTTTCAACCTGAGCTCCAATGCGATGCTCGAAGTGCAGTGGTATCTCTTTTCGGCGGTGTTCCTGCTCTGTGCCGGCGCCACCTTGCTCAACAATGCGCATGTGCGCATCGACCTCATCTCCAGCAAGGTGTCCGCGCGCACCCGCAACTGGGTGGATGTGGTCGGCATCATCTTCTTCCTCATTCCGGTGGCCGTGATGATCGCGGTGATGTCGTGGCCGGAATTCCTTGCCTCCTTCATGCAGAACGAACAGTCGTCCAACGCCGGTGGCCTGGTGCGCTGGCCGGTGCGCCTGCTGATTCCGGTCGGCTTCGGGCTGCTGGCGCTGCAGGCCCTGTCGGAGCTGATCAAGCGGATCGCCTTTCTGACCGGCCACGGGCCCGACCCGCTGGAAAAATCCCCGTCTGACCAAGGAGCGACGGCATGA